CAGGGTTTATCCCCTGTGTGAGAGTTCATATGCTTTGAAAGCCAAGAATGTGAACAGCTAGGTTTATTGAAAACCTTACATCCTTGCCAAAGACACACATAGACATCTTGCGTAACCATCGGCTCAACGTGAGATTGATGGACATGTTCCGAGAGATCTGATGTGCATGAGATGTGCGCTGTACATTCATTCCATTTACAAAGGCTTGGCTCTCTGGTACTATTTTTACTGGTCTTAGAACACTCAGAAGTCTCACTTTTTGATCTGTTTGGAGAAGATTAATATCATTCAGTGGCAAGGATAacaaaaaggcaaaataataaactcaaaaaaatattttggttgTTGTAAAAtcttatgcctggtgcacactagtgacataacaacatggacgtgcgcactcttatcttcgtaTGTTCAAGTGTAAATGGTTTGACAGTTTGACATAAGCCAGATATaatgacatggacataataacacaagaaaaagcatgttttcttttatgtcatcaTGTCCATGTCATTATGACAGGCTAAACAGAGTGTTATGTCATCATGTCCATGTCATTATGACGGGCTAAACAGagtgttatgtcgttatgtcattatgacgggctaaacagagtgttatgttgttatgtcattatgacgggctaaacagagtgttatgtcgttatgtcattatgacgggctaaacagagtgttatgtcgttatttcATTATGACGGGCTAAACAGagtgttatgtcgttatgtcactagtatGCACCAGGCTTTACTAGGGATAAATTCCAAGGAGCATCTGACGTAACATATTATTTGGTTTGAGCATGTGTTCTAACTAATAGTACCCCTGGGTACAGATTAGAGATAGAGCACGCGTTTTATAGTTATAAAGAACAACAACTAAATAATATCAACAAGTTAAACAATATGTGAAGGAAACTGTACGCGGCCACACAACAACAACCGTTATTTTATTTAGACATATTCCTCCTTAATACTTACCCAAAAGTATCGTGGGTATCTAAATTAAACTCAGAGCTAGGCTGTTGCTTCTTTTCCACGAAAGATCTCAAGAAACCAGTTTTTAGCTGCGGTGAGTCCGAACGAATTAAATTAGAACTTTGTTCATTATTTGAAACGATTTTACGAGGATTTTCATCCTTCGCTTGTCCATTAGTTAGTTCATCACAGCTAGAGCTCCCTTCTGTTTTAATGTTGTTGTCTATCGTTGTTTCTGAGTCTGCTTTCTTTCCCAAAATTTCTGAcgcggccgccattttgttcaAAGAGTATTTTCagaaagtcacgtgaccagaTTTGTCCAACCACAAAACATTGCACATTTTTCCAAACTCATtctaataatgataatagccTTTAAAAGTAAAAACGAAAATAGATTGCTATTTTGGAAGCGACACCATAAAAGCGTTCTTTTTTCACCAAAACAAATgaatagtatttttttatacacaGATCACAAAGACAATGCTATCCCgtatatgggcatcaatgccaAATATGGCCTCATGGTTTAATCACCGCGTGGttgtccgccattttgactTTGTGCTGAAAGCGAGTCGTGCTGAGAAGTTTGTCGCTTTTTCTCGCTGTAAAACGTACTGTTTCAAGTATTTTTCGACGAATCTCCCCAAGGACAGAGCGATAAGGAATTCAGGCAAAGTATGCGGCGTTTAGTGTAGAGTTTTAGTTTAAACTTTTATACTATTTCGCGGC
The DNA window shown above is from Nematostella vectensis chromosome 15, jaNemVect1.1, whole genome shotgun sequence and carries:
- the LOC5512947 gene encoding zinc finger protein aebp2; this encodes MAAASEILGKKADSETTIDNNIKTEGSSSCDELTNGQAKDENPRKIVSNNEQSSNLIRSDSPQLKTGFLRSFVEKKQQPSSEFNLDTHDTFGSKSETSECSKTSKNSTREPSLCKWNECTAHISCTSDLSEHVHQSHVEPMVTQDVYVCLWQGCKVFNKPSCSHSWLSKHMNSHTGDKPWKCVIGGCSLSFASCEGLSRHVSQHFNEPKVPKRPRGENKHSPHKAGRKKKMKVVQRRHRPPVAVKEDFIDTKSMESIKKSLPKMMPESHCRVGINGSKLTLYSKVMGRRTLDKTEKVEVLLRWLPEDILQDEWVCVKELDENKCRSVSISSLPNHVVSDLDPAFYRRLSHRKSHRK